From Antricoccus suffuscus:
GCGTGCTGTGGCCCTGGCGACGGGACCTGATTTTCGTTGTCGGGATCGCCGCGGTTGTCTGGACCTCCAGCGGCTTTACGCAGGCTCGCGGCGCGCAACTGATGTGGGTGTGGACCACCCAACAGCTCCTGTTACTCCTCGTGGTGCCCGTGATCGTGCTGATGGCGCATCCAGTCACTTTGTTTCGCCTGGTCGGCGGTCCGCATGCGTTAGTGCCACGACTACTGAAGTCACGACCGATTCGCATCATCGGTCACCCACTGATCGGTCCGATCCTCGTGCCGATCCTCTGTCTCCTGCTGTTCTTCGGCGGACTCGGATCACTCGCGTTGTCTACGGCGCCAGCAGGTTGGCTGGTGCACTTGCTGCTGTTATTCGTCGGGCTACTGATCGCGCTTCCGTTGCTTGACCCCGACGACGATAGGTCGTCGCTGGCCTTGGGCATGGCTGTCGCAATTGGCTTCGCGGAACTGCTGCTCGATGCCTTCCCGGGCATCGTGCTACGCCTTCAGGATCACCTCATGATGCCGTATTTCGGTTCTGGCCGACCGATGTGGGCGCCGGGCTGGCTCAGTGACCAGCACCTTGCGGGATCTATCTTGTGGACGGTCGCCGAAGTGCTTGATCTGCCGTTCTTGATTCTCGTCATGGTGCGATGGCTGCGGGTCGACGCGAAGGAAGCGGTAAAGATCGACGCCGTACTCGATGCGCGCCGCGAAGCCAACGTGCCGGACACGGACCAGCGATCCGCAAGCGGGTTGGCCGCAGACGAGCCGACGGCGGATCGGCCCTGGTGGCTAGACGATCCGGAGTTGCGTCGGCGCTACCCAACCGAATGAGCTAACCCAGCCATCCGGAATCACCGCTTGTGTCACCGACCATGCTCTTGTGTCACCGACCTCGGTGACACAAGGCCACAGGCCAC
This genomic window contains:
- a CDS encoding cytochrome c oxidase assembly protein, whose protein sequence is MITSASVNLPPTVADLVTEWRFDPVTAAAAGLALYAYVRARRTAFRDGVLWPWRRDLIFVVGIAAVVWTSSGFTQARGAQLMWVWTTQQLLLLLVVPVIVLMAHPVTLFRLVGGPHALVPRLLKSRPIRIIGHPLIGPILVPILCLLLFFGGLGSLALSTAPAGWLVHLLLLFVGLLIALPLLDPDDDRSSLALGMAVAIGFAELLLDAFPGIVLRLQDHLMMPYFGSGRPMWAPGWLSDQHLAGSILWTVAEVLDLPFLILVMVRWLRVDAKEAVKIDAVLDARREANVPDTDQRSASGLAADEPTADRPWWLDDPELRRRYPTE